A single window of Liolophura sinensis isolate JHLJ2023 chromosome 6, CUHK_Ljap_v2, whole genome shotgun sequence DNA harbors:
- the LOC135467843 gene encoding homeobox protein six1-like, whose product MYGEVLPAHPAYLDPYNYTAHFRPGHRAATLGSPSDVTMLQDQAIPGVPSPTSSMVPSFGFTQEQVACVCEVLQQGGNIERLARFLWSLPACEHLHKNESVLKAKSVVAFHRGNFKELYKILDNNSFSQHNHPKLQALWLKAHYIEAEKLRGRPLGAVGKYRVRRKFPLPRTIWDGEETSYCFKEKSRNALKEWYTHNPYPSPREKRELAEATGLTTTQVSNWFKNRRQRDRAAEQKERFGDQNSQGSLKDQASPTTDGSKEDSLGGFPSKHEGGSPSPDQPIDHSHVYADLQRPSPLQHVHHHDTHNNALMASHHMVTPTGHHSHHHHPVLHHPGMSLSNGHDISQVMVDYQAL is encoded by the exons CACACTTTCGACCAGGACATAGGGCGGCGACTTTGGGTTCTCCGTCAGATGTAACAATGTTACAAGATCAAGCGATTCCGGGAGTTCCCTCTCCCACATCAAGCATGGTCCCATCGTTTGGCTTCACGCAGGAACAAGTCGCCTGCGTTTGCGAAGTGCTGCAACAGGGAGGGAACATAGAGAGACTCGCCCGCTTCCTCTGGTCTCTACCCGCCTGTGAACATCTCCACAAAAATGAAAGTGTCCTCAAAGCAAAGTCCGTGGTCGCTTTTCACAGGGGCAACTTTAAAGAGTTATACAAAATTCTGGACAACAACAGCTTTTCCCAGCATAACCATCCCAAATTACAGGCGCTGTGGTTAAAAGCGCACTATATAGAGGCGGAAAAGTTGAGGGGCCGGCCGCTGGGAGCCGTTGGGAAGTACCGAGTACGGAGAAAATTCCCTTTACCACGGACCATTTGGGACGGCGAGGAAACTAGTTACTGCTTTAAGGAGAAATCACGGAATGCACTGAAGGAATGGTACACTCACAACCCTTACCCATCACCGAGAGAAAAGCGGGAGTTGGCAGAGGCGACAGGATTAACCACAACACAAGTTAGCAACTGGTTCAAAAACCGTCGACAGAGGGACAGGGCGGCCGAGCAAAAAGAACGATTTGG CGATCAGAATTCACAAGGTAGCCTGAAGGACCAAGCGTCACCGACCACAGACGGGAGCAAAGAGGACAGTCTTGGGGGATTCCCCTCCAAACACGAGGGCGGAAGTCCATCACCGGACCAACCGATTGACCATTCTCATGTTTATGCGGACCTGCAACGACCTTCTCCCTTACAGCACGTGCATCACCATGACACCCACAACAATGCTCTCATGGCTTCCCATCATATGGTGACACCGACGGGTCATCACAGTCATCACCATCACCCAGTGCTCCATCATCCTGGCATGTCTTTATCAAATGGCCATGATATCAGTCAGGTAATGGTGGACTATCAAGCCTTATGA